Genomic window (Kribbella jejuensis):
CCCCCGCGGGTACGTGTCCTCCACCGGCAAGGTCGGCGCCCATTCGGCCTGGGTCGGTACGGCGACGCGGGACTTCACCGACGTCGACCCGCTCGCGCTGGACACCGAGCTGACCCGCCGCCTCGGCTGGGCCGGCCGGACGGTCTCGGTCGACGCAGGTAGGCACCCGACGATCCTGCCGCCGGCCGCGGTCGCGGACCTGGTGACGTACCTGTACTGGGTCCTCGACGGCCGGGACGCATTCGAGGGGCAGACCGTCTTCTCGAAGCCCGGCGGCGGGACCCGGATCGGCGACACGCTGTCGCCGCAGCCGGTGAACCTGCACTCGGATCCGGCGCTGGCCGGACTGGAGGCGTTCGCGTTCGCGGTGGCACGTTCGTCCGGCGGATCGTCGAGCGTGTTCGACAACGGCCTCACGCTCGCGGCGACGGATTGGATCCGCGGCGGGAAGCTCGAGCACCTGATGACCAGCCGGTACACGGCGGACCTGATCGACGTACCGACGGCGACGCCCGGCATCGACAACTACGTGCTCTCGGTCGACGGCGCGTCAGGTTCGACGGACGACCTCGTCGCCGGGCTCGATCACGGGCTGCTCGTGACCTGCCTCTGGTACATCCGGGTCGTCGAGCCGCAGACGTTGCTGCTCACCGGACTCACCCGCGACGGCGTCTACCTGGTGGAGAACGGTGAAGTCACCGGCGCAGTCAACAACTTCCGGTTCAACGAGAGCCCGGTCGACCTGCTGGCCCGCTTCACCGCGGCCGGCGCGACCGTGCCGTCGTTCTCGCGCGAGTGGGGCGACTACTTCTCCCGCACCGCGACACCGCCGCTGCTCATCCCGGACTACAACATGTCCAGCGTCAGCC
Coding sequences:
- a CDS encoding metallopeptidase TldD-related protein, which translates into the protein MTAVQLTPQDTVERGLALAADEGADGCVVLVAETSSTNLRWANNTLTTNGAMRGSNVTVIATVGSGEGTAAGVIGRSSVTEDSLREIVSAAIATARAAGPAEDARPLVDGTASPDWDLEPEETSVSVYEKFAPSLGESLKQASAENRRLFGFADHEVVTLYVGSSTGLRLRQALPRGYVSSTGKVGAHSAWVGTATRDFTDVDPLALDTELTRRLGWAGRTVSVDAGRHPTILPPAAVADLVTYLYWVLDGRDAFEGQTVFSKPGGGTRIGDTLSPQPVNLHSDPALAGLEAFAFAVARSSGGSSSVFDNGLTLAATDWIRGGKLEHLMTSRYTADLIDVPTATPGIDNYVLSVDGASGSTDDLVAGLDHGLLVTCLWYIRVVEPQTLLLTGLTRDGVYLVENGEVTGAVNNFRFNESPVDLLARFTAAGATVPSFSREWGDYFSRTATPPLLIPDYNMSSVSQAN